GATGTCGCAGAACCGTTGCAACGAGAGTAGATAATAATAAAGCCATGAGTTAGAGCCTGGGTTCCGAGTCAAAGTCCAATGCTTTTTCACCCATGCCATGCCTTTTTGGACCTGTGGATCCCCAACAGGAACACCACACGCCCGAAGTGCCCATAGTCCAGTTGCGGTCATACTGCCGTAGACCCCGATCGCCCAAGGCGAACCGTCGTCAACTAAGTTATAGAGCCATCCGCCTGTCTCGGTTTGGTTTCGGCGAATCCACTGCTCGGCGCGTATCCATGTATCTCGTGGAATATCAAGACCCCACTGCTTCGCAGCATAGAGCGCGTAGATCACCATGTTCATGTGTGCCCCATCGGCAGTAAAACCGTAACCCCAACCCCCATCATCCCTCGGATCAGCAAACTCACTACCACTGACCGGGAGTTGCTTTTTGATTAATTGGTTCACAGCAAATTGGGTACGTTCTCTGTGCGCTTCGTCTTGGATTGCTACCAGGACTGGCACAATGACTGCATATTGGTAAACGGCGAATTCATTCCAATCCCGCGTCAATAGAAACTCTAAACCTTTCTTAACGGACGGGTGCGAAGGTGTGTGCCCCGTTGCGAGCAAGGTTTGCAATGCCAGTGCCGTCTCCTGTGTTTGATCTTCACCGAAATTCCATACAGCACCCGGAACGAAGTTTTCAGCCAACCCTTTCAGACTCGCCTGACAGGTAATGCAGATTAAGATGAGTTGGTTTTCAGTACCACATTGTAAACAGGTCCGGCTATGCTTTCCCTGCTGCGCCACTATCCAATCAACGCCTTTCGTTATGGCGTTCTGGATTTGTTCGGACGTGACAGAAGGGAACGTCCGCGACTGCGCCACAATCGCTGCCTGCGCAACGTTATTTTCCGCATCCGCTTCCGCAATATGTTTGGGACCTGAAGGGTTAACAACAGCGTAAATTTCCGTCTTGCCAGGGGACGGTTGCCACTGCGCTTTCACCGTGCCGGTTTCTTTAGGTTTTAGTTCTATGATCACATCCTTACAGACGATTTGGAGCGGTTGCGTCGCCGGATCTCCCTCGTAAAGCTCAACAACGAGATCCTCGTTCATCGTCGGGGTGCCATCGCCAATGTTCTTCACCTCAACCGAAATGGTAATCTCTTCACCTTCAACAGGTGTAGGATTGGAAAAGGTAATACTGTTAATATCAACACGGAAATCTGGTAGCTGGGCGAATCCACTCGTGGCACACAATCCAACAACAAAAATTCCGATTGCAAATTTTAACAGGAGGCTCTGGCAACTTATAGGCCGTGTCAAAATGCGATACTTAATCATAATACACCCCGAATTTATCCATCAGAAAAGTTGTAATCATACCCGCGAGTGGTCTCACAAGTAGACGAACGTAACGACGCAACCTGTGATGGTTCTGGATTAGTTCCCTTCCCAAAATCCGACCGAAACAGAGGAAGGTTGCGGAATAGGATTCGCGAAGAGTTTTGTTCCATTTGTAGAGAATTTACTGACTTCACCTGTGAATGTTGCGCCGAGCATGTCTGCGACCCAAATACCGTTATCTGAAGGTGAGAGACTTATCCCGACAACAGCCATACCTGCAGCAAATTCATTCATTTTTGTCCCATCTGCTGATAAGTTCAGCAGCATTGACTGCCCTGAAACTACCCATACACTACCATCCTTTGGGTTGACCCGCGGCGAAGTCGGACTCGGCATATCAAGCTTTACGAGTTGCTGACCGGTTGGTGAAATCCGAATGAGTGCGTTAAATTGGCTGTCAGCGACCCATGCGTTTCCCTCGTAGTCAACAGCTACACCCGCCTTTGGTTCTCGCATTGTCGGACCGGTTGCGATTTGATTGCCGTTTGCATCGTAACGATTGATGGGACCGCGTGCATCTGCTATCCATACACTGCCATCCTTTGGATTCACAGCGACATTGAATCGACCGGTTTCTACGTTCGGATTACCACCCTGTGGGATTACCTGCGCGAGAATCTGTTTTCCGTCACTTGACAACTTCGACACCCCGTTGAGCCATGCCACCCAGACGGTGCCGTCTGATGGATTCACAGCGATCATGTTTGGACGTTCAATCACGGGTGCTTGCGTAAATGATTCCTCCGGGGGTTGGGCATCCTGATCGTACCTGAAGACAGCATTTGATGCAGAAATAGCGATCCAAGCGACACCGTTGGTAGGATTCACTTCCGCAGCACTCGCTTGCGCCAGATTCGGAATGACCGTCGGATCGGCGTTGCCATTTGCATGCAATTTGTAAACTGTATCGCCACCACTTACAACCCAACATTCAC
This window of the Candidatus Poribacteria bacterium genome carries:
- a CDS encoding YdjY domain-containing protein; translated protein: MIKYRILTRPISCQSLLLKFAIGIFVVGLCATSGFAQLPDFRVDINSITFSNPTPVEGEEITISVEVKNIGDGTPTMNEDLVVELYEGDPATQPLQIVCKDVIIELKPKETGTVKAQWQPSPGKTEIYAVVNPSGPKHIAEADAENNVAQAAIVAQSRTFPSVTSEQIQNAITKGVDWIVAQQGKHSRTCLQCGTENQLILICITCQASLKGLAENFVPGAVWNFGEDQTQETALALQTLLATGHTPSHPSVKKGLEFLLTRDWNEFAVYQYAVIVPVLVAIQDEAHRERTQFAVNQLIKKQLPVSGSEFADPRDDGGWGYGFTADGAHMNMVIYALYAAKQWGLDIPRDTWIRAEQWIRRNQTETGGWLYNLVDDGSPWAIGVYGSMTATGLWALRACGVPVGDPQVQKGMAWVKKHWTLTRNPGSNSWLYYYLLSLQRFCDIPPTVDAFAGYDWYTEISQMLVAQQEPDGRWRGSESDFLSTCFAVMSLSHALAGPTEPNIGIVPRSLRFSPPSPRVGEAVRLSATLRNTGAPLDGILNVDFYVNDEKVTTAEVLWTPKLGETVVSADWAPETEGEIELVARIDLTDTDESDNTASETLTVYPQSTAATDVLSMKPEKIGENVHRLGNVVLDISKREVTLPGEINIVGGDANIEFFACGKLGKTHESILIIDAEPVHILTVLAALELEPGRNLEVEGDPRIPVGAPVEIWVQWDQGDEVISRRARELVWNAFTDQPMQKTPWVFTGGRIKNNQLTSQLFHNIIAVYRDPDSLFNHPLPTGTDDRTYRVNTDVIPPKGTKVKIIIKPAAA